AGTACTAATTTTGGTCCACCCATAAGGAATAGAGAACGATTATCTACTACCTTTTTCATTGCTGCAGCTGCTTTTCCTTTAAGTTTGTAATCATTAAAAACATTCCCAATACCATCCGAATGTCCAAGCGAAGCAACTGTTCCCTTGCTGTTAAAGACAAAATCAGTTAACGGTTCATTGTTTAATAAAGCAACCAAGTTTGCTGCTACCACATCTGCCTCTTGCATAGCTAATTGAGCAGTTGGCGGATACGGGCGATCTGCTTCATGATCCCAAACCCATGAACAATCTCCTATAACGAAGATATTCTCTTCACCTGGCATGCGTAAATCACCGTTGACATTTACTTTACCTTTCGTCAATTCAAAGCCAGAATCTCCTAACACAGAGCTTCCCTTTACCCCGCCTGTCCAAACAATCGTACCGGCTTTAATTAATTCTTTATCTTCACCAACAATAAACCCTTCTTCGGTACATTCTGAAATAGGTGCGCCAATTTTGATTTCCACACCACGATCTTCCAATGATTTCTTCGCATAAGCAACTAATTCTTTATCAAACATTGGCAGGATGGACGGGGCAGCCTCTACGTTAATAATTCTTACTTTATTACGGTCAATATCATATTTCTTACATAATTGTGGCACACGTTCTGCAAGCTCACCAACAAATTCAATACCTGTAAATCCAGCTCCACCAACCAGAATATTTAAGCTATGCTCGTCAACGTCTTCGCCTGATCTGTATTTTGCAAATTGGTATTCTATGTGTTCACTAATCAAGCGGCTGGAATCAATATCTTCAATGGCAAATGCATGTTCCGCCATTCCTTTAATACCAAAATCATTGGACTCAAATCCAAGCGCAACAACAAGGTAATCATATTCCAGTTCACTGTTTTCTAAAATGACGCGTTGATTATCTTTATCGATTTTAGTTACAGAATCAAATACAAGTCGTACTTTATTTGGATTAATAACATCACTTATAATAACACGTGCTTGGTTTGGATTAATCGTACCTGCAGCTACTTCATGTAACCAGGTAGATTCATAATGGTAGTTATGCTTGTTTACTAAAACGATTTCTGCTTGTTCAGGAGACAGCTTTTGCATTAAGCGTTTTGTTGTCGTTAGCCCAGCGTACCCTGCCCCCAACACCACTATCTTTGGTTTATTTAGATTCATAAAAACTTCCACCTTCCTATACTTACTTATATATTGCAGGAAAAGCGCTCTTTTATTAAATATAAATGAAAATGATATATACGCCCATCCTTTATTTACAATATAATTATCATAACAAAAATTTCATATTTAGGCTATTAACAAGAAGCTTCTCTCCCTGTTCCACTTTAAACCGACTTTCATAATGATAGATTTCTAACCCTGATCGACAATGATTCGCCCTAATCGGTTGTTGTATGTTACAACCAAAACGTTAAATTATATGAAGCAGAGCGCTATAGTCTTATCCTCTTAGGCCCCTCCTTTTTTATCAATATCCAACTTTTCCCTCCAGTTAAACGTATTTTTAAACGCTTTCAATAATTTATGTTATAATTTCATAATAACGTATATAAAGAAAAAACGGAACAAGGTGGGATGTTTTAATGCAACAAACAGAAGTCCGTGTCATTAATCATAAAGGGGAAGATGTAACACCAAACGGCATGGAAATTGGCGATATTATTGTAAAGGGGAATGGTGCATTACAGCATGCGGAACACCAGCAAACGCTGGGGGATGGTTGGATTTTCACGGGAGATAAAGGAACCGTAGATGAACATGGTCGTATTCATGTACAAGAAGCTCGAAAAGATATTCCGCAGGCAACTGGTGCAATTTCTACAGCTTATTTGGAACAAATTTTATTGCAGCATCCATCTATACAAGAAGCCGCAGTAATCCCTGTGCCGCATAAAGAAAAGGGAGAAATTGCGCACGCTTTTATTGTCCTTAAGGAAAAAAAAGCTGCAATCTCCGAAGAAGCACTTATTTCATTTTGTGAACAACATTCAGAAGATTCTACCTATCCATCCAGAATTTCAATTGTAGATGATTTGCCGAAAACATCGAGCGGAAAAATATTAAAAGTAGAATTAAGAAACAGACTCTAACACATCATTAAAATATTTTATCCTATTAGCACTCCCTTATGAAAAAATAGAAGCCGACTACAAAATGGCTCTATACTATTGACAAATTCCATTTAAATTGGGATAATACAAAAGATAAATTGATACGGTTACCTTTAATTCAGTCCCGTGAGGCTGCCAAGGTGAAACAGATAAGATTCTGTTATAAAAGGAATAAGTAGGCAACTTTTTCTTTTATGGAAGCACCCTGCACAAACACGGCAGGGTGCTTTTTTCTTATGCAGCGCGGTAACCGTTAAGCAAATAGGAGGAATACGTCTTGACACAACATAAAGAAATTCAAGTAGATGAGCGTTTGCCTTTATTAACGAGCTTACCACTTAGTATTCAACATTTATTCGCCATGTTTGGCTCAACAGTGCTTGTCCCGATATTGTTTGGAGTGAATCCGGCAACGATCTTGATGATGAATGGGCTCGGTACGTTAATTTATTTGTTTATTACAAAAGGAAAAATCCCCGCCTATTTAGGCTCTAGTTTCGCATTTATCTCCCCTGTTTCCGCAGTTTTGGCAGATTATGCTGGTGGAGAAGGTTATGGCTATGTTTTAGGTGGATTTTTAGCAGTGGGGGTTATTCTTTGCCTCGTTGCTTTTGTAGTTAAACTTGCTGGAACAAACTGGATTGATGTGATATTTCCACCAGCAGCTATGGGCGCAATTGTTTCCGTTATTGGATTAGAACTTGTCCCTACTGCTGCAGAAATGGCTGGCTGGATTGCTCCAGCTGGTGCAGATGACACATGGACGATTAATACAGATACAGCGATCGTAGCATTGCTTACCTTATTAATAACGATCATTTGCTGGGTGACACTACGTGGGTTCTTAAAAATCATCCCTATATTAATTGGTATTATAGCAGGCTATATCATTGCCTATTTTTTCGGACTCGTCGATTTTACAGCTGTACGTGAAGCAAGCTGGCTTTCCGTGCCAGAATTTTATCAAATGAAATTCGATTGGGGGGCTATTTTAACTATCTTACCAGCTGCCATCGTTCTTGTTCCTGAACATATTGGTCACCTTTTCGTAACAGGAAACATCGTAAAAAAAGACTTGACCAAAAATCCAGGGCTTGACCGTTCCCTAGCTGGGAATGGAATTTCTACGATTATTTCCAGCTTTTTTGGTTCAACACCAAATACAACATACGGCGAAAATATTGGTGTCTTAGCTATTACAAGAGTATATTCCACATGGATAATCGGTATGGCTGCAGTAATCGCAATTATATTATCGTTTGTCGGCAAGCTTGCAGCACTAATCTCTTCTATTCCTACAGCTGTTATGGGAGGTATATCCTTACTTCTATTTGGGATCATCGCAGCAAGTGGATTACGCATGTTAGTAGAAGCAAATGTCGATTATAATCGTTCACAAAATCTGATTCTATCCAGCGTTGTGCTTGTAATTGGTGTTAGTGGTACGACTGTTGAAATCGGTTCTGTAGCATTATCAGGCATGGGACTAGCTACGATTGTCGCTATTTTACTGAGCATCTTCTTTAAAGTATTGGATATTTTCAAAGTATCAAATGAAAGCTAGTCAAATATGATACGATAAAGTGAATTCCATTCGAGATAAAGTGAATCTTCAATCAGTGGGGATGTTCATTCAACCCCTACTGCTTGTTAGTACCGTAACGGTATGACCTAAAGGCCGTTGCTGTTATCTCCCATCAGATTATCCAACTCTTAAAGTGGGAGTTTTTACAGCACCTTATATACGAGATAAAACCTATCCCCCCTCTATTAAATTAAAACAGGGGGGAGTTTTTTATAACGCAAAGTTATTTTATGAGCTGGAAGACATTCCCTTGCTATTTAATTTCTTCATGATTGGATAGACACCGATGCTTTGGACAACAAAGGATAATATAATTACCACAAAAGTTAATGAGACAATAAAATGGTCTGCTCCCAATGTTGCTTCCAAACCAAGCACTAAAGCAACAGACATCGTTCCTTTAATCCCTGCCCATGCAATCACTCCACTATCTTTAACCGTAATCATTTTTCTCCATGCAGGGTGTAGCTGCGTCATTCCCGTTATAACCATAAACCTTACTAACAGCGTACATACAAAGACAAAAAATGCAAGCGTCCATTCAGAAAACTGGAGATATTCTGTTGCCTGAATGCCAATTAGTAAAAAGATTATGGATAATAAAGTTGGTTCAACAATTCCCCAAAAACCATCAAGTGATTCACGAAAATGCGCCTCTTTTATATTTTTCCCAAATTCATAAGAAAGCATCATCCCTGCCGTGACGGTTGCCAACACCCCGGAGACATGCAATGCTTCCCCTAAATAAAAACTTCCATAAGCTACAATGATACTAAGCATAACTTGATATTGGCGATGATGGGTAAAATGGACAGCTTTGCTCATGAGCCAACCAAAAGCAATGCCAACCACTACTCCGCCAAACGAAACGAGAATAAATTCTTGCGTAAAATCTAGCCAATGGACACTCGCTTGCTGTCCATACATCTGTAATAAAACGGTAAACACAACAATGCTTGTGCCATCATTTAACATAGATTCACCTTCTACTATATCAGCTACATCCTCCTTATCACTAGAAGCTTGTTTTAATATATTTACAACAGAAACAGGATCGGTTGGCGTTAATAGCGATGCTATTAATAATGCAGCTATAAAAGAGATGGAGAGAAATCCATTTCCGATAATATAAATGAATAAACCAAGTATAATAACCTGCAAAAACAAACCAATAGAACTTAAGCTGCTGATAATCAACTTATTTTTTTGCCAAGCTTGCATGGAAAATTGATAAGCGGAAATAAACAATAAAGCAGGGAGAAAGAATGTGAACAGCATTTCTTTCGTTATGATAACCCCTTGAAAAAAAGGAATTACTGACAAAACAACTCCTAGTAAAACAAGTACAACAGGAACAGGAAAATAGTTTTGTTTTTTATCCATTGAAAAAACAAGATAGCCAATAATCAACAATAGCAGAAGATGGTATTCCGTCAATACACTCGCTCCCTTACATGCTTATCTTTTGCCAAAATATAGCAAGCCAACTAAAGCACCGATGAGGCTCATGATAATAGCAAAAATTAAAAATGGTATCGCACCAAACTGATAAATAAGTGGTATGGAAAGAGCTGTTACCAGTCCGCCCCCAAGGAATGGCTCATACACAAGCTGCTTATACCCAAACCCTTCAAATGCTGGTGTTTCACTTCTAGGATCCACAATTCGCATTAATAATAGACCAGTTGCAGTGATCCCCATAGACTGCCCAAAATCTCCAATCCCTCGTTCAAACCAGTATGAAGGAATAATTTTTGGTGCTAACACTAAAAGACCAAAAACATTCCATAAAATACCGGCTGTTGCTAATAAAAGAAACGGAACAATATAATCACTAATGACATCAATCGATACTGTTCCAATAGCTGTTAAAATAAGTATATCCAATGCAAAGCCTTGAATACGATTAATCATATTCCGATCTACAATTTGTGCATTGTCCACTTTATTGAAAAATAGTTGAACCAAAATCCCGCCAATCATAGCTAATGGAAATAATGGAATATAGGTCATAAATGTTGTATCTGTAAATGGACCGATGATGATAGATTCCAACCATATTAACGCTTGTAAAAGTAAATACCCGACTAGCACAGATAAGCCAACCAATGCAAAATGTAAAGACAGCGGTTCAATTGATTCTGGTCGTACCGTCATTTTGGCTGCAGGATCTCGATTTTCAAATTCCATAATTCCTTGCTTTCGTAAATCAGAAAAGCCTTGTACATCTTTAATCACATTGGTTTTTCCTTTTCTAACCGCCCAATTAATTAAAATAATTCCTACAATTACTCCTGACAATATTCCTATTGTAGCTAGACCTACAGACAAATCATAACCTTCTGCAAATCCTATTTCTTCAAACGTTCCGGCTAAGCCAGCTGCAGTCCCGTGTCCGCCTTCAAACGCCACTTCAATTAGCGCACCAGTTAACGGCGGTAAGCCAAACACAGGGCTTAACACAAGGATGGCTAACAAAATACCAATGACATACTGCCCCCAGCCAATGGTCCAGCCAAAAGCTAATTGCGGGCCACCATAGTTCCAGATTTTTCGTAGTCCAGGGATGGACGCTCCAAGAAATAACGAAGCAAATACAACATTTATTAATAACCCTGGTAAATCACTCCATACAGTAGTCACTGATTCTGGAAAAATTCCGTTCACCCAAAACGAATCTTCTGAAACAAACATGCTTACTAGCTTTCCAAGAACTTGCGGACCAAGGATTAAAGCTAAAAAGCCTCCAATAATAGAAGATGGTAAAAATAAATTTTGCAACCATGAAACACGGATTCGTACCCATTTTCCTAATAGCAAAAAAGCCGCTACATACAAAAAGGCAAATCCAACTTGGTTTGCTGTCATTTTGAAAACCCCTTTTTTTACTTTTTATTGCTATTGCTTTTCCCGTGACAATGGTTTTCAAAACGTGTTGCCAAATAAAACGGACATATGTCTACTTCCATTGGAACTTTACTTTGATACACGCGTATCCATTTGCCCTTCTAATAAAACTGCCTCGTTTTATTTACGAATATATCATTTAACCAGATCAAAATTATAAAGTAATTTTCCTTTGTGGAACAATTCACTTTCCGGGCTATTCATATACTTTGGCTTATAATCACCAACTGCTAAATTCACAC
This genomic interval from Virgibacillus pantothenticus contains the following:
- a CDS encoding NAD(P)/FAD-dependent oxidoreductase; translated protein: MNLNKPKIVVLGAGYAGLTTTKRLMQKLSPEQAEIVLVNKHNYHYESTWLHEVAAGTINPNQARVIISDVINPNKVRLVFDSVTKIDKDNQRVILENSELEYDYLVVALGFESNDFGIKGMAEHAFAIEDIDSSRLISEHIEYQFAKYRSGEDVDEHSLNILVGGAGFTGIEFVGELAERVPQLCKKYDIDRNKVRIINVEAAPSILPMFDKELVAYAKKSLEDRGVEIKIGAPISECTEEGFIVGEDKELIKAGTIVWTGGVKGSSVLGDSGFELTKGKVNVNGDLRMPGEENIFVIGDCSWVWDHEADRPYPPTAQLAMQEADVVAANLVALLNNEPLTDFVFNSKGTVASLGHSDGIGNVFNDYKLKGKAAAAMKKVVDNRSLFLMGGPKLVLKKGKFRPF
- a CDS encoding AMP-binding enzyme, with protein sequence MQQTEVRVINHKGEDVTPNGMEIGDIIVKGNGALQHAEHQQTLGDGWIFTGDKGTVDEHGRIHVQEARKDIPQATGAISTAYLEQILLQHPSIQEAAVIPVPHKEKGEIAHAFIVLKEKKAAISEEALISFCEQHSEDSTYPSRISIVDDLPKTSSGKILKVELRNRL
- the uraA gene encoding uracil permease yields the protein MTQHKEIQVDERLPLLTSLPLSIQHLFAMFGSTVLVPILFGVNPATILMMNGLGTLIYLFITKGKIPAYLGSSFAFISPVSAVLADYAGGEGYGYVLGGFLAVGVILCLVAFVVKLAGTNWIDVIFPPAAMGAIVSVIGLELVPTAAEMAGWIAPAGADDTWTINTDTAIVALLTLLITIICWVTLRGFLKIIPILIGIIAGYIIAYFFGLVDFTAVREASWLSVPEFYQMKFDWGAILTILPAAIVLVPEHIGHLFVTGNIVKKDLTKNPGLDRSLAGNGISTIISSFFGSTPNTTYGENIGVLAITRVYSTWIIGMAAVIAIILSFVGKLAALISSIPTAVMGGISLLLFGIIAASGLRMLVEANVDYNRSQNLILSSVVLVIGVSGTTVEIGSVALSGMGLATIVAILLSIFFKVLDIFKVSNES
- a CDS encoding cation:proton antiporter, which encodes MTEYHLLLLLIIGYLVFSMDKKQNYFPVPVVLVLLGVVLSVIPFFQGVIITKEMLFTFFLPALLFISAYQFSMQAWQKNKLIISSLSSIGLFLQVIILGLFIYIIGNGFLSISFIAALLIASLLTPTDPVSVVNILKQASSDKEDVADIVEGESMLNDGTSIVVFTVLLQMYGQQASVHWLDFTQEFILVSFGGVVVGIAFGWLMSKAVHFTHHRQYQVMLSIIVAYGSFYLGEALHVSGVLATVTAGMMLSYEFGKNIKEAHFRESLDGFWGIVEPTLLSIIFLLIGIQATEYLQFSEWTLAFFVFVCTLLVRFMVITGMTQLHPAWRKMITVKDSGVIAWAGIKGTMSVALVLGLEATLGADHFIVSLTFVVIILSFVVQSIGVYPIMKKLNSKGMSSSS
- a CDS encoding sodium/glutamate symporter, which produces MTANQVGFAFLYVAAFLLLGKWVRIRVSWLQNLFLPSSIIGGFLALILGPQVLGKLVSMFVSEDSFWVNGIFPESVTTVWSDLPGLLINVVFASLFLGASIPGLRKIWNYGGPQLAFGWTIGWGQYVIGILLAILVLSPVFGLPPLTGALIEVAFEGGHGTAAGLAGTFEEIGFAEGYDLSVGLATIGILSGVIVGIILINWAVRKGKTNVIKDVQGFSDLRKQGIMEFENRDPAAKMTVRPESIEPLSLHFALVGLSVLVGYLLLQALIWLESIIIGPFTDTTFMTYIPLFPLAMIGGILVQLFFNKVDNAQIVDRNMINRIQGFALDILILTAIGTVSIDVISDYIVPFLLLATAGILWNVFGLLVLAPKIIPSYWFERGIGDFGQSMGITATGLLLMRIVDPRSETPAFEGFGYKQLVYEPFLGGGLVTALSIPLIYQFGAIPFLIFAIIMSLIGALVGLLYFGKR